The nucleotide sequence GGCGACGACGCCGCCGACCACATCGAACGAGATGATGACGGCAAGAACATACTGTGCCCAGCTCCAAGACGCGTTCGTTCCCAGGGGAGTGCGGTGATTCCGACCGCTCCGACCAGGCCGACGATGTTCGCGAGACCTTTCTCGGCGCGGATTGCGCCGGTGCCGAAGATCGGGTCGGGTTTGCCCGGCGGAACAGCCCAGCTCACCGCTGAGGTCGCTTCACGGGGAAATTCTTGGCTCATCGCGTTCCTCCGGCGACGTCGAGAATCGCACCGTTGACGTAACTGGCCTCGGGGCCGACGAGCCACTCGACAGCAGCAGCGATCTCCTCTGGTTGAGCGGGTCGCCCCATCGGCGATCGCGCCCCGACTTCGGTTGCGCGGTCGGGGCGGCCCGCCCGCGCATGGATCGTCGTGGCCGCCGTGCCCGGACTCACTGCATTCAACCGGATTCCGTGAGGTGCGGCTTCTGCGGCCAACCCCACGGTGAGCGCGTTCACCCCGGCCTTCGCTGCCGCATACCAGACGTATTCCCCGGGAGATCCGGTTTTCGCGGCGACGGAGGACAGGTTGACGATGCTTCTCTGCCGTGCTCGGCCAGCGTCCGTCCTACGGATCATCGCCTCGCGGCAGAGCAGGATCGTAGCGGTGAGGTCGACGTCGACCGCGTGGCGAATCGCCTCGGCATCGGAATCGGCGAGCGAGCTGATTCCCCCGGTGACCCCGGCGTTGTTGACCAGGATCACCGGCACCCCGAGCTGTGCGGCCCCGTCGAAGACGACCTCGGCTGATCCGGGCGCGGCGATGTCGCATTTGTACGGCACGACCTTTGCGGTTTCCGTGGTGCAGCGTTCCGCGGTCACCGCTGCGTGGTGGTCGTCCTGGCTGTAGACCAGCAGAATGGTGGCCTGCGGCAGCCAGGCGGCGCACGACCGCAGCTCCGATTCCTCGGCTGCCGCCGGTGACGATCGCCACGGTCGAATCCATTTTTCTGCCCTCGCGTTGGTTCCCTCTGCTGGAGAGAAGATGACGTGCATGAACAGCGAATCGGTGATCTCCGTGAGGGAGTGGTGCTCGCCTGCCGGGACGAACAGAGCTGCACCTGGCACGGCCGCGCCGTCACCGCTTTCCGTACGCAGAATGCCCCGTCCTTCGAGGATGACGTAGATCTCGTCTTCCGCATGCGGGCCTTGGGGGTTGATCGCACCGACTGGCAGGTAATAGGTGCGATCGACCCGCAAACGATCGAGGCGGTCTCGGGGATGATTCATGCCAAGTTCGACGAGATGATGGCCGAAGGAGCCGCCGAGCTCGCCGACCTTGCGTCCCGGACAACCCAGCTCGAAGGCGAGCAGCAGAAGCTGCTCCAAGCCCACTACGGCGGGGCGATCCCGCTCGACCTCCTCAAGAGGGAGCAGGACCGGATCACTGCGTCGTTGGAGACCATCGAGCACCGGATGACCCCGCACCACGGCCACTACGCCGCTGCGCGAGAGAACATCGACGACTCCCTGAAGCTGTTGTCCAACGCCGCCGACATCTACGAGCACGCCGACGACGCGAACCGGCGGCTCATCAATCAGGTGCTGTCCAAGGCGATCTACAACGACGTGCGCGTCGGCTACCGGAACCCGTACGACGGGCTGAGCATCTCTGGCCTCCATGACGACGCCCTGAGCTGGACCGCCGAAGCGAAGAAAATGGGCCAGGTGGGAACCGCGACCAAGGGCGGACCCTTGGTCGCAAGTTCACACCTGACCCGTTTGGGGTGAGCGACGGGGGTTGAACCCGCGACCTCCTGGACCACAACCAGGCGCTCTGCCGACTGAGCTACGCCCACCAAGCTGCTCGTCACGGCCGGGCCGTCTCCGCAGGGGAGACGTTGTCAGCCGCTGAGCAACGCGGACTACTGTAACCCATTCCTGAGTCTTCCGCGCGCACGATGTCGATCTCGTCACGCGCAGATCGCACCGCCGCAGGGGCGGCGCGGCAGCTTAGGCCTGCGGCTCGTCCTGGGAGCTGCTCTGCTCGGCCAGGCGCCGGGCAGCCACCACTCGTGAGGCCGCTTCCCTGGCCTGCTCGGAGGAGGGGCCGGGGTCGTCCACGAACACGGCTTCGCGGTAGTAGCGCAGCTCGTCGATCGAGTCCTTGATATCGCCCAGGGCGCGGTGGTTGCCGGTCTTGTCCGGGGACTGGAAGTAGGCCCTGGGGAACCAGCGCCTGGACAGCTCCTTGATCGTGGAGACGTCGATGATCCGGTAGTGCAGGTGCTCCACGACCTCCGGCATGTCCCGGACCAGGAACGTGCGGTCGGTGCCCACGGAGTTGCCGGCCAGCGGTGCCTTTCCCGGCTCCGGAACCCATGTCCTGATGTAGTCGAGGACCTGCTGCTGGGCCTCCTCCATCGAGGTCCCCGACGGCAGCTCTTCCAGCAGGCCGGACTCGACGTGCATGTTCCGCACGAAGTCGCCCATCTGC is from Kocuria palustris and encodes:
- a CDS encoding SDR family oxidoreductase; amino-acid sequence: MNHPRDRLDRLRVDRTYYLPVGAINPQGPHAEDEIYVILEGRGILRTESGDGAAVPGAALFVPAGEHHSLTEITDSLFMHVIFSPAEGTNARAEKWIRPWRSSPAAAEESELRSCAAWLPQATILLVYSQDDHHAAVTAERCTTETAKVVPYKCDIAAPGSAEVVFDGAAQLGVPVILVNNAGVTGGISSLADSDAEAIRHAVDVDLTATILLCREAMIRRTDAGRARQRSIVNLSSVAAKTGSPGEYVWYAAAKAGVNALTVGLAAEAAPHGIRLNAVSPGTAATTIHARAGRPDRATEVGARSPMGRPAQPEEIAAAVEWLVGPEASYVNGAILDVAGGTR
- the orn gene encoding oligoribonuclease, whose translation is MVWIDCEMTGLSLTDDALIEVAVLVTDDQLNVLGDGVDVVIRPPEGALEQMGDFVRNMHVESGLLEELPSGTSMEEAQQQVLDYIRTWVPEPGKAPLAGNSVGTDRTFLVRDMPEVVEHLHYRIIDVSTIKELSRRWFPRAYFQSPDKTGNHRALGDIKDSIDELRYYREAVFVDDPGPSSEQAREAASRVVAARRLAEQSSSQDEPQA